The sequence GTCCTGCAGCGCGGCGCTGCCGGCGGTGGCCGAGCCGAGCTTGAGGCCGTCGACCAGCACCAGCACGTGGTCCGATTCGGTACCGCGCAGGAACAGCGAGGTGGTTTTGCCGACGCCGCCGTAGCTGGCCAGCGTGGCGCCGGGCACGGTGCGCAAGAGGTCGGGCAGCGACTGGGCCTGGCTGGCCTCGATGTCGCGGCGAGTGAAGACGGTGACCGGCGCCAGCGTGGCGTCGGCGGTCTCGGCCGCGCGGCTGGCGGTGACGACGATCTCGGGCTGGGCGGTTTCGGCGGCCAGCAGCGGCAGGGCCAGCAGCGGCAGCGTGAGGAAGGGGAGGGAAGCCGGGAGGCGGCGGAGTTTCATGGCGGGTTCCTTGACTGGCCCGCGCACCCCGCGCGGGCATTGGATTCGATGGAACGAACCACGTCGGAAGGAACCCGCGCCAGGACGGCGCGGCGGGCGCGCCGGCGGCTGGGTGGCCGCCGGGGAGGGCGGAACACGGCGGCACCGGCGCGACATCGCCCTCCGCGACGTCGTTCGCAGCGCCAGGCCGGTCTCCGGGCTCACGAGCGGATCATGCGATCCGGGGCAGCGCGCCTTCCCGTGCCGGGGCACAGTGGCATGAGGCGTTGCCTTGACTCGTCTACCGTTGCGGGGGCAGCGCCGGAATGGCCGCGAGGGGCGGCACCGGCTTCCCGTTTAATCCCGCGCGGACGCGGGACACCTGAAGCGAGGGCGGATGCTACGGGGGGCGGGGGGAGTGGCAAGGGCATAGATCAGTGAAAGGTGAAATGTGAAACGTGAAACGTGAAACGTGGACCCCATCCCCACCCCGGCCCTCCCTTGAAGGGGAGGGAGCAGCAGTGACGGACTGAACGAGCGCAGACGATGGAGCCATCGCTGCGCGCCTCCTCCCCTTCAAGGGGGAGGCCGGGAGGGGATGGGGTTACACCTCACGCCTAACCCCTCACACCTCACTCCCCGGGTTCCACCACCAACTGCACCGCCGCCCCGCGAACCGCGAAATCCCGTACTCGATCGGCAGCCCGGCCTCGTCGACATACACCGTCTCGAGATACAGCACCGGCTGGCTGGCCGGCTGGCGCAACTGCTGCGCCGTCTCGCGGCTCGGCAGCCGGGCGGTGATGCGGCTGAGCTTGCGTTCGAACCGCGCCACGCCGAAACGGGCCAGCGCCAGGTGGGTCTGGCCGAGCTCGGCATAGGCGGCGGCGAGGCCGGCGAAGCGCGGCAGCGGGAAGTACTGGGTGCAGACGCCGATCACCCGCTCGTCGGCGTCGACCAGGTCGAGCGAGTCGATCCGCAGCACCGCGGCGCCGGCCGGCAGCGCCAGCAGGGCCTGCACCTCGGCCCGCGCGACGGTGTCGGCGCTGTGCAGGATGCGGCTGCGGTCGACCCGCTGCTGCCCGGCCACGCTGTGCGCCAGCCGGCTGCGGCGGCCGACCTGGTAGTCGATCAGGTCCTCTCGCACGAAGGTGCCCTTGCCATGCAGCACCTCGACCAGGCCGCGCTCGG is a genomic window of Chitinimonas koreensis containing:
- the phnF gene encoding phosphonate metabolism transcriptional regulator PhnF, translating into MTDTAIVRRSGTAIWRQIEDSLAEEILAGQLAGRLPNETGLAERFGVNRHTVRQAVKALAERGLVEVLHGKGTFVREDLIDYQVGRRSRLAHSVAGQQRVDRSRILHSADTVARAEVQALLALPAGAAVLRIDSLDLVDADERVIGVCTQYFPLPRFAGLAAAYAELGQTHLALARFGVARFERKLSRITARLPSRETAQQLRQPASQPVLYLETVYVDEAGLPIEYGISRFAGRRCSWWWNPGSEV